A window from Choristoneura fumiferana chromosome 22, NRCan_CFum_1, whole genome shotgun sequence encodes these proteins:
- the LOC141440232 gene encoding uncharacterized protein, with the protein MFEDFEETYYMYKGEMMSKLESLVPGKTLVHVISEAGQSHVLRALLDQGSEASFVTARAVELLGLKKTKVNEVNLADPTFSIPGKIDILLGADVFGDIIDAGLMRGPGNVVAQKTHLGWILSGGTNSSFTASQHITSLHVTRQVEEDNNLLKRFWEVESELYSKQSIWTKEEEKCEEIYQQTTTRDENGRYVVQLPLKMDIADTVKVCGNTKQLAVSRLEQLERRFARNEQLKTEYTKVIHEYLQLNHMKKVEVEDECHEDLKEMKAICKEIDKLLKSGGFEMQKWSSNSEELLKDLADNSKTLEPVREKKEIKLDKVIKILGLSWDRKNDTFQVSVNLPATRIPVTKRVILSDVASLFDPFGWLSPVVITAKIMIQKLWLSCLGWDDELPSELVNEWMNFRDELHELQIVEIPRWIKMSSLCKEVQLHGFSDASTLALGAVVYIRVVDEHDEVHVTILASKTKVAPLKQLTVPRLELCAAVLLAKLLHEISGLLNIPMNRIFAWTDSMVVLSWLQCQPSRWQLFVGNRVSEIIQNIDNDRWRHVVSADNPADLASRGIKASELADSELWWTGPAWLKAKNNEIPRLTSIPDTKIESKKSFHTLINDTPIWERFSSLRRMKRVVAQCKRFLDYKNKDKKGDILTVAELNHVEESCVRYYQKLIYNQEFEDLKKKGKVRNKSSLIKFTPYLDENNLLRVGGRLSKADLPENAKHPIIIPSKQHTLTLNTQERIFPNILGKQVHKFERADTI; encoded by the exons ATGTTTGAAGACTTTGAGGAAACATattacatgtacaaaggcgaaatgATGTCCAAGTTAGAAAGTTTGGTGCCAGGAAAAA CACTGGTGCACGTCATATCTGAGGCAGGGCAGTCACACGTGCTACGTGCTCTTCTGGACCAGGGGTCAGAGGCTTCCTTCGTCACCGCAAGGGCGGTGGAGTTGTTAGGTTTGAAGAAAACTAAG GTTAACGAAGTGAATTTAGCTGATCCTACTTTTAGCATTCCTGGGAAGATTGATATACTCCTAGGCGCAGACGTTTTTGGTGACATCATAGACGCAGGTTTAATGAGAGGACCAGGCAACGTTGTTGCCCAAAAAACACACCTGGGTTGGATTTTGTCTGGAGGCACTAATTCGTCATTTACTGCTTCACAGCACATCACTAGTCTGCATGTCACACGGCAAGTAGAAGAGGATAATAATCTACTGAAAAGGTTTTGGGAAGTGGAGTCAGAGCTATACAGTAAGCAGAGCATTTGGACAAAGGAAGAAGAAAAATGCGAGGAAATATATCAGCAAACAACAACAAGGGATGAAAACGGGAGGTATGTGGTACAGCTTCCTTTAAAGATGGACATTGCAGACACCGTGAAGGTGTGCGGAAACACCAAGCAGCTAGCTGTAAGTAGACTAGAACAACTGGAAAGGAGGTTCGCCAGGAATGAGCAGTTAAAAACTGAATACACCAAAGTTATACATGAGTACTTACAGTTAAATCACATGAAGAAGGTTGAAGTAGAAGATGAAT GTCATGAAGATCTCAAGGAAATGAAGGCTATCTGTAAAGAAATTGACAAACTGTTGAAGTCTGGAGGTTTTGAAATGCAGAAATGGTCCAGCAACTCCGAAGAACTCCTGAAGGACCTGGCTGACAACTCGAAGACTCTGGAACCTGTaagagaaaagaaagaaattaagttagataaagttataaaaatactagGTCTTAGTTGGGATAGAAAAAACGATACCTTTCAAGTTTCAGTTAACTTACCAGCTACCAGGATACCTGTAACAAAAAGAGTGATTTTATCTGATGTCGCTAGTCTCTTCGACCCGTTTGGATGGCTCTCACCTGTCGTGATAACTGCTAAAATTATGATTCAGAAGTTATGGCTCAGTTGTCTTGGGTGGGATGACGAATTACCCTCCGAACTCGTCAATGAGTGGATGAACTTCCGAGATGAACTTCACGAGTTGCAAATCGTTGAAATTCCTCGTTGGATAAAGATGTCATCTCTCTGCAAAGAAGTGCAGCTCCATGGGTTCTCTGACGCTTCAACTCTTGCTCTTGGTGCGGTTGTTTACATAAGAGTTGTGGACGAGCACGACGAGGTTCATGTTACGATACTAGCTTCAAAAACAAAGGTAGCCCCACTTAAACAATTAACAGTCCCGAGGTTGGAGCTCTGTGCTGCGGTCTTATTGGCAAAGCTGTTGCACGAAATTTCAGGTTTGTTGAACATACCTATGAACAGAATTTTCGCTTGGACGGATTCGATGGTGGTTTTGTCCTGGCTACAATGTCAACCCAGTCGCTGGCAGCTGTTTGTGGGTAATAGGGTGTCTGAGATTATCCAAAATATAGATAATGACAGATGGAGACACGTTGTATCTGCTGACAACCCTGCGGACCTCGCCTCAAGAGGAATTAAGGCGAGTGAACTGGCAGATAGTGAGCTCTGGTGGACCGGACCCGCATGGCTGAAGGCTAAAAACAACGAAATTCCAAGACTCACATCAATACCTGACACAAAGATAGAGAGCAAGAAATCATTCCACACACTTATAAATGACACTCCCATTTGGGAGAGGTTTTCATCATTGCGAAGGATGAAAAGAGTAGTAGCACAGTGTAAGAGATTCTTAGATtataaaaacaaagacaaaaaagGAGATATATTGACTGTGGCTGAATTAAATCACGTTGAAGAAAGCTGTGTGAGGTACTACCAGAAGTTAATATACAATCAAGAATTTGAAGATCTGAAAAAGAAAGGAAAGGTTAGGAACAAGAGTTCTTTGATCAAATTTACACCGTacttagatgaaaataatttgctGAGAGTTGGAGGGAGATTGAGTAAAGCAGACTTACCTGAGAACGCTAAACACCCGATTATTATTCCCAGCAAACAGCAT ACCCTGACCCTCAACACTCAAGAGAGGATTTTCCCAAATATTCTTGGTAAACAGGTCCACAAGTTCGAACGTGCGGACACAATCTAA